The DNA window TTTCCAGCCGGTGCAGGTCGTCCTCGGTGATGATGCTTTCCTTTTCGCCTTTTTTCAGTTCTTCGATGGCATTCCGGCGGGCGGAGCGGACGCGCACCTTGGCCTCTTCGCCCATCTGCTTGACCAACTTCACCATCTGCTCGCGCCGCTCCTGGGACAGGGCGGGGATGGGCAGGCGGATGACTTTGCCCTCGATGCTGCCATTCAGGCCCAGGCGGGATTCGCGGATGGCGCGGTCAATATCATGGAGGGTGGCGGAGTCAAACGGCTCAATGCGGATGAGGCGGGAATCCGGTGTGGTGATCATCGCGAGCTGCTTCAGCTTCATGTGGGAGCCGTAGCTGTGCACGTGAACATCCAGCCCCTCCACCAAGCCGGGGGAGGCTTTGCCCGTTCTCACAGCGGCAAATTCATGGATGGCGAATTCGACCGCCTTGGTCATCGCTTCTTCGCATTCCAGCATCGTCATTTCAGGGTCCATGGACATATCAGTATCAGGGTAAAAAGGTCAATTGAGGCTCACAGGATGCCCGCCACTGCCGCCCCTGTCCACTGCGGAGTTGCTCACTTCAGCATCCTCGCCACACGTGGAGCTAAGGGGATTCGAACCCCTGACCTTCTCATTGCGAACGAGACGCTCTACCAACTGAGCTATAGCCCCGGTACGCTTATGGGTCATGCCCGGATAACCAAAAGTCTAACAGATCACGGACGGCTGTCCAGCCGGATGTCAAAGTTTGCATCTCGCCCCACGCCCGACTTCCGCACCTCCAGCCTTCCCACCTCTCCCGCACTGCGAGGCCGGAGGAAAGCCAGCCGAGCAGAATGCTCGTGCTCCATGCGAGGCGCGCCAAGCCCGGCTCATCACGGGGATTTATATCCCTGTGAAATAAAAAGACCGGAACGTTTAATGTTCCGGTCTTTATGTTTGGATTCAGTTCTGGCTTGGCTTCCGCAGGGTCAATTGGCCGTCTTGTCTTCAGCCTTGGCCGTGGTTGGCCTCTTGGTGGTCAGATCAAGAAAGTCACGCATGATATTTACGGCTTCCAGTTTCATTGGCTCAAGACCATAGGGGAATTTGGCCAGCTCGGAAGCAGCGTCTTCGCCGTCTTCTTTGGCGGCCATTTTCATGCCAGTACTCTGCTCACGGGTGAATGCAGACTCAGGAACAAGTTCGGCGGCATCCACATTGTCCAGCGTCAGGTGATAGACCTTGAAGCCGTCGTCCTGGAGCTTTTCATTCAGCGCTTTCACACGCTCGGCGCGTTCAGCTTCTTGCTTCTCCCTGCGCGCTTTGGTTTCGGCTGTTTCCTTCTGGCGCTCCGCCAAGCTGAGGGAGGCCACATTGCGGTCAATACGCTCCTTCAGGCGCTGGGACTCATCCAGCACATACTGGAATTCGGGATTGTTTGCCAAGCGGCTGGTCAGGCGGTTGCGCAGCTCGTCCAGCGGGTAGGGCTTCTCATTGACCAGGCTGTAGCGGCGGGCAGGAATGGTGTCATACGGCAGCGGGTTGTCGGCAGAGCCTTCGCCGATGTCCAGCACGTCGCGGATGGAGGGCAGGACGAGGTCCGGCTCCACGCCTTTAAGCTGGGTGGACCCGCCGGCGATGCGGTAAAATTTCTGGATGGTGACCTTCAGATTCCCGGCACGCTCTTTGTTCGCAAAGAAGGGCATGAAGCGCTCGACCGGAAGAATGGTCTGGACGGTGCCTTTGCCAAAGGTGGACTTGTCACCCACGATGAGGGCACGGCGGTAGTCCTGCAAGGCGGCGGCGAGAATCTCCGAGGCGGAGGCGCTGGTCTTGTCGGTCAGCACGATCATCGGGCCGTCATAAAAGGCCTTCGGCGTCTCGCACTCGCGCCAGGAGATGTTGCCGCGCCAGTCTTTGGCCTGCACCACCGGGCCGGCCGGGACAAAGAGGCCGGTCAGGCGGATGGCTTCTTCCAAAGAGCCGCCACCATTGCCGCGCAGGTCCAGAACCAGGCCGTCGATTTTCTCCTTCATCAGCCGGGTAAGCAGGCGCTGCACGTCATCCGTGGTGCTGACGGTGCCGTCTTCCATGTCCGCATAAAAGGAGGACAGGTTGATCCAGCCCATCTTCAGCGGCGGACCCATCTCTGAGGGGGTGATGAGCAGCTCGGCATTGGCCAGCTTTTCCTTAAGCTCCACGGCACCACGGATGATGGTGATGATCTTGGTAGTGGAGGGCGCATCCGCAGGGTTCACCCGCAAGCGGACGATACTGCCATCATCCCCGCGGATCATGTCCACAATCTTCTGCAGCTTCATGTACTTCGTCTCCACAAAATCCGCATCCCCCTGGGCCACACCGGTAACCTTGTCATTCAGTTTCAGCTCACCCTGTTTGTCCGCCGGGCCGCCCACCACGATGCCCTGGATCTGGGCCACGTCATCGACCAGTCCTAGGAGGGCTCCAATGCCGACGAGCTTGTGCTTCATCTGGATGTTAAAATTCTCCGTCTCATTCACGCTCATGTACTCCGTGTGCGGATCATAGGCGGCGGACAGGCTGGACAAGAAAAAGTCCACCACGTCCTCCTGGTCGTTTTCCTCGATGCTCTCCAGCAGGCGCTCATAGTCCTTCAGCACGCGCTCCTCAGGCGTGGTGGGTTTTTCGGCGTCCTTGGCAGGCGTCTCGTTTTTGGCCACGGTCTTGTCAGCGGAGGGCTTCGCAGCATCAGCGCTACCATCCTTGCCTTCGACCTCTTTTTGGGCTTTTTCAGCCGCTTTCTCAGCCTTCTTCTTGGCGTCCTCGGCCTTGGCTTCGTCGCTCAGTTTTTCCTGCAACAGATTGTCCTCAAGGATGTCCAGCCACAGCTTGTCCTGCTCCGCCTTGTTCTTCGGATACGGGGCCTTGTCCCGCTTCAGTTCGATGGTGCGGCTGGAGTCGAAGGTGAACTTGTGGTTCTTGAGGGACTTTTTGGTGAACTCGATGCGCTCTTTGACGCGCTTCTTATACACATCATAGATCTCGATGGCCGGGCTGATGTTGCGCATCAGCACATGGTCATCCAGGGTGGTGTCATACTTGCTTTTGAAGCTGTCCACATCCTCCTGGGTGAAGAAGACATGGCGGAAATCCAGCATGTTCAGGTAGTTTTGCAGCAGCTTGGCCGAGATTGCATCATCAAAATCCTGATGCGAGTAATGCTGGCTCTGCAGCATGTAGGCCACGTGCATGGCCACCTGGCCATAATTGGTCTC is part of the Prosthecobacter sp. SYSU 5D2 genome and encodes:
- the frr gene encoding ribosome recycling factor, translated to MSMDPEMTMLECEEAMTKAVEFAIHEFAAVRTGKASPGLVEGLDVHVHSYGSHMKLKQLAMITTPDSRLIRIEPFDSATLHDIDRAIRESRLGLNGSIEGKVIRLPIPALSQERREQMVKLVKQMGEEAKVRVRSARRNAIEELKKGEKESIITEDDLHRLEKEVQALTDSKIADLEAHMASKEKEVLTV
- a CDS encoding carboxy terminal-processing peptidase, giving the protein MTRNPLSFMAAGVAAISLAFTPARSETNYGQVAMHVAYMLQSQHYSHQDFDDAISAKLLQNYLNMLDFRHVFFTQEDVDSFKSKYDTTLDDHVLMRNISPAIEIYDVYKKRVKERIEFTKKSLKNHKFTFDSSRTIELKRDKAPYPKNKAEQDKLWLDILEDNLLQEKLSDEAKAEDAKKKAEKAAEKAQKEVEGKDGSADAAKPSADKTVAKNETPAKDAEKPTTPEERVLKDYERLLESIEENDQEDVVDFFLSSLSAAYDPHTEYMSVNETENFNIQMKHKLVGIGALLGLVDDVAQIQGIVVGGPADKQGELKLNDKVTGVAQGDADFVETKYMKLQKIVDMIRGDDGSIVRLRVNPADAPSTTKIITIIRGAVELKEKLANAELLITPSEMGPPLKMGWINLSSFYADMEDGTVSTTDDVQRLLTRLMKEKIDGLVLDLRGNGGGSLEEAIRLTGLFVPAGPVVQAKDWRGNISWRECETPKAFYDGPMIVLTDKTSASASEILAAALQDYRRALIVGDKSTFGKGTVQTILPVERFMPFFANKERAGNLKVTIQKFYRIAGGSTQLKGVEPDLVLPSIRDVLDIGEGSADNPLPYDTIPARRYSLVNEKPYPLDELRNRLTSRLANNPEFQYVLDESQRLKERIDRNVASLSLAERQKETAETKARREKQEAERAERVKALNEKLQDDGFKVYHLTLDNVDAAELVPESAFTREQSTGMKMAAKEDGEDAASELAKFPYGLEPMKLEAVNIMRDFLDLTTKRPTTAKAEDKTAN